Genomic DNA from Desulfonema ishimotonii:
CGGGTCTGGATGCAGAATCTTCTGGATCTTATCCAGGAGGGGAATATCGGGCTGATGCAGGCGGTTAAGAAGTTCGATCCGTACAAAAATGTGAAGTTCTCCTATTATGCCTCGTTCTGGATCAAGGCGTATATTCTCAAATTCATCATGGACAACTGGCGGCTTGTCAAGATCGGCACCACCCAGGGGCAGCGGAAGCTTTTCTTCAAACTGAAGAAGGAAAAGCAGAAGCTGATCGACCAGGGGTTTGACCCCAAGCCCAAGCTGCTTTCCGAGAAGCTGGGCGTATCCGAGCGTGAGATTATTGATATGGATCAGCGTCTGGACGGCTGGGATGTTTCCCTGGACGCGCCGCTCAAGGATGATTCCGATACAGAGCGGATTGAGTTTCTGAGTACCGGGGCTGAATCTGCCGAGGATAAAGTCGCCAAAAAGGAGATGGATGTCCTTCTTCACAATAAAATCGCCGAGTTCCGGAAAAAGCTGACCCCCAGGGAGCTTGAGATTTTCGATACGCGGATATTTTCAGATACCCCGGTGACACTTCAGGAAATCGGGGACAGCTACGGTATATCAAGGGAACGGGTCCGGCAGGTGGAAAAAAACGTTATTAAAAAGATGAGGGAATTTTTCAAACGGGAAATTATAGACTTTGATTCATATGCCGAAGGCAGTACCGCTCCCTAGGAAATATCACGCCCCGCACCACTGAGCGGCAGGGGCGGCGTGTCCCCCCGGAAAAATACCGGAAGGTGGCTTTTTTTGTCGGAACGCCTTAAAATAAACGGAGTTGCTGCCTGTGCGATCGGCAACGCGGCATCCGGCAATTGCGCTTACGGGAAATCCGCAGATTCGCTTTACAGGTGACAACCTGAACTAAAATATTATCCCACTGAACATCAAAGACGCAGGGTTGCATATCAATGAAAACAAATGGTTTAAAACTGACTGTCGCCTTAATTCTCCCCGTTTTCGGCTGGCTTTCCCTGTCAGGCTGCGTCTCCAGAGGCCTGACAGGGGGAAAGAACGGAAAGGCGGCCGGATGGGTTCATCACTTTTCCGTCCCTGAAAACGGAGACCGGTATTATTATTTCATCCGCAGCCAGCTGATGCTCCGCCGGGGGGATCTGGACAGGTCCGTTGATCTGATTAAAAAAGCCATTGATGAGGATCCGGGGTCCGCACACCTGAAGACAGAGCTGGCCTCGCTATACCTGCGCCAGAGAAAGCCGAAGGAAGCGCTTGAGATCGTAGAGAAAATGCTTCAGGAAAAGCCCGATGACGTGGCGTCTCTGGTTCTGTACGGAAAGCTGAAGCAGGGACTGAAGGATATCGAAGGGGCGAAAGAGGCCTATGAGCGCATTCTGGATATCGACCCGGAGCAGAAGGAAATTTACCTGCGCCTGGGGTCTCTGTATGTGGAAGAGGGGGATTTCGATAATGCGTTCCGGGTGTATGACCAGCTGGTTCAGTATTTTCCGGATTCCTATGTCGGCTATTTCTTCATCGGCAAGATTTATATGGAGCGGGGAAAACTCAGAAAAGCTGAAAAGGCGTTTCTGAGAACCCTGGAACTGGAACCCGATCTGGAGGAACCCCGCTTTGAACTTCTGAATATCTATGAAACACAGGGCAAAGAGCGGCAGGTCGTCCGGCTCTATCAGGAACTGCTTGAGGAAGATCCTGACAATATCCGGGCATCCGTGGGGCTGGGATATTTTTATTATAATATCGGAAAACTGAAAAGTGCGGATGCCATTTTTAAAAAGCTGGGGGCCGAGAGCGATGAAAACCCGGAGATCGTCCGGGCAGTGATTCAGATCTATATTGAGCAGAAGCGATATGATGCCGCAGTGATCGTCCTTGAGGGAATGCTGAAGGGTGCGCCCGACAGCTCGGATCTCCATTATATTGCCGGTGTCGCCTTTGACGGTATTAAAGACGATAATATGGTGTTGCGCCACTTTAAGAAGGTGTTGCCGGACTCCCGTTTTTATCAGAGCGCCACCGTACATATGGCGTATCTCTATCAGGAACGGAAAGAGACCCGGCAGGGGATCGCGTTTCTGGAGGATGTGGTCAGGCAGTCCCCGGAAAATGTCGAATTTATGATCTATCTGGCCTCTTTTTACGAGGAGGCCGGGGAGTTTCAAAATGCGATCCGGGTGCTGGAAAAGGGCATTGCCGCAGAACCTGAAAATCCCAGACTCTATTTCCGAATCGGCGTTATTTACGACAAACAGGGACTGAAGCCGGATTCCATTAACGCCATGAAAAAGGTGATCCAGCTGGACGCCAAAAATGCCAATGCGCTCAATTACCTCGGTTATACCTATGCGGATATGGGCCAAAACCTGGAGGAGGCCGAGCAGCTGATCCGCGAAGCCCTGAAATACAAACCCGAAGACGGATATATTATCGACAGCCTGGGCTGGGTTTTTTTTAAGAAGGGCGAGTACAAAGAGGCCCTGAAACACCTGAAAAAAGCTGTGAAATTTGTCCCGGATGATCCGGTGATTTTGGAGCATATCGGCGATACCTACCGCCGACTGGGGGATCAGAAGAATGCCCTGAAGTATTACAAAAAATCACGGGCCAACCGGGAGCCGGGGGACAGCGAGGCTATCCGCAAAATTGAGCAGAAGATCAGCGAATGAACCGGAAAGACGTCCTGACAGGGCTGCGATTTTATGAGATGCTTCTGGCGGTGGTCATTTTATGTCTCTTCTCCGCATGTGCGGGCCTTACCCCTGAAGTGCCGTCTCCGGTTATTTCAGATGAAGCCCGGCAGATGCTTTCAATGTTGCACACCCGGAACCTGAAGCTGATGACGTTCAAGGGGATCGGGAAAGCGACCCTCTGGGAGGCGGATCGCCGACAGATCATCCGGCTGGCGTGGATCGGTGCTGTTCCTGAAAAGCTGAGGGTGTCGCTTCTCAATGTATCCGGCCAGTCTGTCGGGGGCTTTTCCGCAGATGGTGAGCATTTTTATGCGGTTTCTCATACGGAAAAACGCCTGTACAGAGTTTCAAACAGCAATCCGGAGCTGAAAAAGATCATCCGCATCCCCATCCGCACCCGCACCCTGATACAGCTGCTGACCGGCCGCATACCGGTGGCCGCGCACACGGTGGCAGCGGTGATTCCCGCGCAGGTCGGAGAAGGGAGGATACTGGTGCTGAAGAGCAGGCGGGGCCGGATTCTCGAACAGATTTATCTGAACCGGGATATGACCACAGTCAGCAAACTGGAGCTTTTTGACGCTGACGGGGATTTTAAGTTCCGTGTACGCTTTGACAGGATGACATCTGTAAAGAATTACCGGATTCCGTTTAAAATATCGGTTTCCAACGAAGACACCCGCTTTCAGCTTCTCATAGACCGATACTGGACAGATATGCCGATCTCTCCCGATGCCTTTGTGCTGACAGACCCTGAGAAATAACTTTTTCCGAAACGCTGTGGCGGAAAAAATCCCCGGAATTTCGGAAAAACGCTGATACACGGGGATCTCTTTCAGAATTTGCCTCCCGCGTTCCCGTCTGTTCCCCGTATTTCAGAAGCGCTGTTTTAAGATATCCTGATCCATTGGCGGGATGAAAGACAGGGGCAAAGACATTGTCGGATATGACGCTTTCCGAGATCGACCGGTAACCCGCAGAACCTCCGCCCGAAAATCCGACCCTCTGTCCTGATCCGGCGTTCGGCCCCGAAGTCCGGCGGGGATAAACCTGTAAGGTGATTTTCAAGAATGAATATACCCTCCGGCAGGGTGGGCAAAATCCCCCATATGCGCTTCATGTCTGTTGCAGAGTAACCCTGATTTTGCCCACCGTGTCTCTGAACGGTATATTCTTTACCGGAAATCGCCTAAGCGGATATACCAACAGGTTTCCAGCCGGAATTTTTGCAGAGAATAACCGAACTCCGGAGGGATGAATTCCCGGTCTGATATAGTAGTGTTTTGAAACGCGCCATCCGCAGGGGAACTCTGAATCCTGCCGCGTATACCCATGTCCGGCCCAAATGGACAGAAGAACTGATGATGACGGAGCGAACTGATGAACAGTCTGGACACCATACGTGCTGCTTTGAACGCGCGGGAGGCCTCATATCTCTCAGCTATTGCGGCCCGGAGCCAGGACGGTATCCGGCGTACCTGTCCAACCCGTCCCGATACGGAATACCGACAGGCCTTTTCTCTGGATGCGGACCGGGTGCTTCATTCCCTGGCATATACCCGCTATATTGACAAGACCCAGGTGTTTTACCTGGTTAAAAATGACCACATCACCCACCGGGTGCTTCACGTTCAGCTGGTGTCGAAAATCGCCCGGACCATCGGCAGATTTCTGGGGCTGAACGAGGATCTGATCGAGGCCATCGCCCTGGGCCATGACATCGGACACCCGCCGTTCGGGCATGAGGGAGAGCATGTTCTCTCCGAACTCTGTCGGGCCGGGGGCATCGGCCATTTCTGCCATAATGTGCAGAGTGTTCAGTTTCTGGACCGGGTGGAGCGCAAAGGCCGGGGGTGGAATCTCTGCCTTCAGACCCTGGACGGCATCCTCTGTCATGACGGAGAGGTGCATAACCAAAGGCTGACGCCGGAATGGAAAAAGACGTTTGATACCCTTGATGCGGAGATTTCGGGCAAGACGTCCGACCCGGAAAAGGTGCTGACGCCCATGACGATGGAAGGGTGCGTGGTGCGGCTTTCCGATACCGTGGCCTATATCGGGCGGGATATTGAAGATGCCATCCGGCTGAACCTGATCCGGCGCTCCGATCTGCCGGTGGAAAGCACCGCGCTCCTGGGGGATACCAACGGAAAGATCGTCTACAACCTGGTGACGGACATCATTCGGACAAGCTTCCGGCAGCCCTGTGTCGCTTTCAGCCGGGAGGTTTCAGAGGCTCTGAAGCGGCTGAAGCAGTTCAACTATGAGCGCATTTACCTCAATCCGAGGATCAAACAGCAGTCAGATGTGATTCATCGCCTTTTTGAGATGCTGTTTGAACGGTATCTTACAGATCTTCGCCGGACAAACCGGGATTCGGTCATTTTTACCCATTTTCTTGAAAATATGGCCGGAACCTATATGGAAGCACACGCCAATGAAGAGATTGTCCGGGACTTTATCGCCGGCATGACGGACAG
This window encodes:
- a CDS encoding sigma-70 family RNA polymerase sigma factor, with the translated sequence MKGKASDKSSEKSLVKFDPLQRYLSEVSRYKLLTREEERELASRVRDHGDRDAAYSLVTSNLRLVVKIALEFQRVWMQNLLDLIQEGNIGLMQAVKKFDPYKNVKFSYYASFWIKAYILKFIMDNWRLVKIGTTQGQRKLFFKLKKEKQKLIDQGFDPKPKLLSEKLGVSEREIIDMDQRLDGWDVSLDAPLKDDSDTERIEFLSTGAESAEDKVAKKEMDVLLHNKIAEFRKKLTPRELEIFDTRIFSDTPVTLQEIGDSYGISRERVRQVEKNVIKKMREFFKREIIDFDSYAEGSTAP
- a CDS encoding tetratricopeptide repeat protein, yielding MKTNGLKLTVALILPVFGWLSLSGCVSRGLTGGKNGKAAGWVHHFSVPENGDRYYYFIRSQLMLRRGDLDRSVDLIKKAIDEDPGSAHLKTELASLYLRQRKPKEALEIVEKMLQEKPDDVASLVLYGKLKQGLKDIEGAKEAYERILDIDPEQKEIYLRLGSLYVEEGDFDNAFRVYDQLVQYFPDSYVGYFFIGKIYMERGKLRKAEKAFLRTLELEPDLEEPRFELLNIYETQGKERQVVRLYQELLEEDPDNIRASVGLGYFYYNIGKLKSADAIFKKLGAESDENPEIVRAVIQIYIEQKRYDAAVIVLEGMLKGAPDSSDLHYIAGVAFDGIKDDNMVLRHFKKVLPDSRFYQSATVHMAYLYQERKETRQGIAFLEDVVRQSPENVEFMIYLASFYEEAGEFQNAIRVLEKGIAAEPENPRLYFRIGVIYDKQGLKPDSINAMKKVIQLDAKNANALNYLGYTYADMGQNLEEAEQLIREALKYKPEDGYIIDSLGWVFFKKGEYKEALKHLKKAVKFVPDDPVILEHIGDTYRRLGDQKNALKYYKKSRANREPGDSEAIRKIEQKISE
- a CDS encoding DUF4292 domain-containing protein; its protein translation is MNRKDVLTGLRFYEMLLAVVILCLFSACAGLTPEVPSPVISDEARQMLSMLHTRNLKLMTFKGIGKATLWEADRRQIIRLAWIGAVPEKLRVSLLNVSGQSVGGFSADGEHFYAVSHTEKRLYRVSNSNPELKKIIRIPIRTRTLIQLLTGRIPVAAHTVAAVIPAQVGEGRILVLKSRRGRILEQIYLNRDMTTVSKLELFDADGDFKFRVRFDRMTSVKNYRIPFKISVSNEDTRFQLLIDRYWTDMPISPDAFVLTDPEK
- a CDS encoding deoxyguanosinetriphosphate triphosphohydrolase family protein; translation: MNSLDTIRAALNAREASYLSAIAARSQDGIRRTCPTRPDTEYRQAFSLDADRVLHSLAYTRYIDKTQVFYLVKNDHITHRVLHVQLVSKIARTIGRFLGLNEDLIEAIALGHDIGHPPFGHEGEHVLSELCRAGGIGHFCHNVQSVQFLDRVERKGRGWNLCLQTLDGILCHDGEVHNQRLTPEWKKTFDTLDAEISGKTSDPEKVLTPMTMEGCVVRLSDTVAYIGRDIEDAIRLNLIRRSDLPVESTALLGDTNGKIVYNLVTDIIRTSFRQPCVAFSREVSEALKRLKQFNYERIYLNPRIKQQSDVIHRLFEMLFERYLTDLRRTNRDSVIFTHFLENMAGTYMEAHANEEIVRDFIAGMTDSYFLRQCPEEMRPGDLTF